One genomic region from Falco rusticolus isolate bFalRus1 chromosome 19, bFalRus1.pri, whole genome shotgun sequence encodes:
- the MTMR11 gene encoding LOW QUALITY PROTEIN: myotubularin-related protein 11 (The sequence of the model RefSeq protein was modified relative to this genomic sequence to represent the inferred CDS: deleted 1 base in 1 codon), with amino-acid sequence MSRRRRRRPAFPGLPGELVLEEAAGARPRSADTDGPGPGPGTLLCTNRRLAFLPARPPGARAFLPSEYDVALPCICELVAASSFAKPKVLTATSTLKFIPEELAVFCRDFRLLRFYFQENGLAPQAFRVANAIAQAREAAWLGGDDEGRGGCSCPTEDEGRLEEEEDENEEEEEEEEEEEEEEEEEGSAATLLFESLRDWEKELKRLGAAGWRVSAVNERFDMAPSLPRYLWVPSGLLDHDLKRTFAHFEEHRVPRLCWHHPGGSDLLRAAGFHAASEPSSEDMRCLEALLLGGRGPCVLADTAELPTLADIQLAHLKLRALCLPGAAAEEKWLSALEGTRWLDHVRTCLRKAVEVVSLLAGRRCSVLLQEPSDRDLNCLLSSLVQLLGDPHSRSLPGFQSLVQREWVAAGHPFPHRLGLLRRDTPRQEAPVFLLFLDCTWQLVRQFPAAFGFTETFLLALHDSSFAPHFSTFLFTCQRQRGRGGPHRPCSQTYTPVTGWRDPPVGARRGGRGGSGAGGLPTVWDWGLRYSRQQRARFWNPAGATGTVGPPDAGDPRNPGGPTDSWPGLGAGTVWALAKGTLSPQALPWRSGRPPPRLSRWATSLESLGERGGSLGGTWPPAPPPGLLLPCAAGPSVRLWRRCYLRGLPEAQRGRFAPSPAALAEELRLLQDRLRTWQAQGPRTPPL; translated from the exons AtgagccgccgccgccgccgccgcccggcctTCCCCGGCCTCCCAG gggagctggtgctggaggaggcggcgggggcccggccccgcagcgcggACACCgacggccccggccccggccccgggacGCTGCTGTGCACCAACCGCCGCCTGGCCTTCCTGCCCGCCCGG ccccccggTGCCCGAGCCTTCCTCCCCAGCGAGTACGACGTGGCGCTGCCCTGCATCTGCGAGCTGGTGGCAG ccagcagctttgCCAAGCCCAAGGTGCTGACGGCCACCTCCACCCTCAAGTTCATCCCTGAGGAACTGGCCGTCTTCTGCCGGGATTTCCGCCTGCTCCGCTTCTACTTCCAGGAAAACGGGTTGGCTCCGCAGGCATTTCGG GTGGCCAACGCCATCGCCCAGGCGCGGGAGGCGGCGTGGCTGGGGGGTGACGATGAGGGACGTggtggctgctcctgccccaccgAAGATGAAGGccggctggaggaggaggaggatgagaatgaggaggaggaggaggaggaggaggaggaggaggaggaggaggaggaggaaggctcGGCTGCCACGCTGCTCTTCGAGAGCCTGCGCGACTGGGAGAAGGAGCTGAAGCGCCTGGGTGCCGCGGGCTGGAGGGTCAGCGCCGTCAACGAGCGCTTTGACATGGCCCCCAG CCTCCCCCGGTACCTGTGGGTGCCCAGCGGGCTCCTGGACCACGACCTCAAGCGGACCTTCGCCCACTTCGAGGAGCACCGGGTGCCT CGCCTGTGCTGGCACCACCCGGGCGGCAGTGACCTGCTGAGAGCCGCCGGCTTCCACGCGGCCTCGGAACCGAGCAGCGAGGACATGAG GTGCCTggaggctctgctgctggggggccgggggcccTGCGTGCTGGCCGACACCGCCGAGCTGCCCACCCTGGCCGACATCCAGCTCGCCCACCTCAAGCTGCGGGCGCTCTGCCTGCCCg GCGCGGCGGCAGAGGAGAAGTGGCTGTCGGCGCTGGAGGGGACGCGCTGGCTGGACCACGTGCG cacttGCTTGAGAAAAGCCGTGGAGGTGGTGTCGCTGCTGGCGGGGAGACGCTGCTCCGTCCTCCTGCAAG AGCCGTCGGACCGGGACCTGAACTGCCTGCTGTCCTCGctggtgcagctgctgggggaccCCCACTCCCGCAGCCTTCCCGGCTTCCAGAGCCTGGTGCAGCGGGAGTGGGTGGCCGCCGGGCACCCCTTCCCCCACCGCCTGGGGCTGCTGCGCCGCGACACCCCCCGGCAGGAG gcccccgttttcctgctgttcctgGACTGCACGTGGCAGCTGGTGCGGCAGTTCCCGGCGGCGTTCGGCTTCACCGAGACCTTCCTGCTGGCCCTCCACGACAGCAGCTTCGCCCCGCACTTCAGCACCTTCCTCTTCACCTGCCAGCGgcagcggggccgcggcggcccg CACCGGCCCTGCAGCCAGACCTACACGCCGGTGACCGGCTGGCGGGACCCCCCGGTgggggcgaggcgggggggccgggggggcagcggtgccggggggctgcccACCGTCTGGGACTGGGGGCTGCGCTACAGCCGGCAGCAGCGGGCCCGATTCTGGAACCCGGCGGGTGCTACCGGCACCGTGGGACCCCCTGACGCTGGAGACCCCCGGAACCCAGGCGGG CCCACCGACTCCTGGCCGGGTCTGGGGGCCGGCACCGTGTGGGCGCTGGCCAAGGGGACCCTGTCACCCCAAGCCCTTCCCTGGCGGagcggccgc cccccccctcgccTGTCGCGCTGGGCCACCTCCCTGGAGAGCCTGGGCGAGcgggggggcagcctggggggcacctggccccccgcgccccccccggggctgctgctgccctgcgcCGCGGGACCCTCGGTGCGGCTCTGGCGTCGCTGCTACCTGCGGGGGCTGCCCGAGGCGCAG CGCGGGCGCTTCGCCCCGTCTCCAGCGGCGCTGGCCGaggagctgaggctgctgcaggaccGGCTGCGCACCTGGCAGGCGCAGGGACCCCGCACCCCCCCGCTGTGA
- the OTUD7B gene encoding OTU domain-containing protein 7B isoform X2, whose product MPICTFQLPDLTVYTEDFRSFIERDLIEQSMLVALEQAGRLNWWANVDPSCQRLLPLATTGDGNCLLHAASLGMWGFHDRDLMLRKSLYTLMDKGVEREALKRRWRWQQTQQNKESGLVYTEEEWQKEWNELIKLASSEPRVHYGTNGGGCGGVESSEEPVYESLEEFHVFVLAHVLKRPIVVVADTMLRDSGGEAFAPIPFGGIYLPLEVPANKCHRSPLVLAYDQAHFSALVSMEQKETTKDQAVIPLTDSEHKLLPVHFAVDPGKDWQWGKDDSDNVKLASVTLSLEAKLHLLHSYMNVKWITLPCDTQAPLAQPESPTASAGDDARSAVESGESDKESVCSSSASNGGGRACKDKEKPKKDREKEKEKDKKRADSVANKLGSFGKTLGSKLKKNMGGLMHPKTMKGGVSNGQGDTLEKKKKGSLKSRKGSKEESSQGDLSAPVEKSCPGKAPPEKPSDPYKYSNDVRLSLSILRAAMQGERKFIFAGHLKTSNRHQYQEEMIQRYLLDAEERFLAEQKQKEVEKKALGSAAPAKKPEPEASAHKGEEAMLGPAYPPPPPAYPLQTPDLAVGAKITAFPSGYSGVFTFPRPSLVSGGEGSHPPGYPDGRRQVAGGSCLPPYATLPRHCPQARANPHQSSPPQLGRFSPTDMDIHPSLPVGSACLPPHSNGYRDPPEQDSAQKGTSADKNKSRLLYNVQQTKCKQPNCSFYGHPETGNFCSCCYKEELKRKEREAVGHRF is encoded by the exons ATGCCCATTTGCACCTTCCAGCTGCCCGACCTCACCGTCTACACCGAGGATTTCCGCAGCTTCATCGAGCGAGACCTCATTGAGCAGTCCATGCTGgtggcactggagcaggctg GTCGGCTGAACTGGTGGGCAAACGTGGATCCCAGTTGCCAGCGGCTGCTTCCACTGGCCACCACCGGCGACGGGAACTGCCTGCTCCACGCCGCCTCCCTGG GTATGTGGGGTTTCCACGACCGAGATCTCATGCTTCGCAAATCCCTTTACACCCTGATGGATAAAGGCGTGGAGAGGGAAGCCCTGAAGCGGAGGTGGCGCTGGCAGCAGACACAGCAGAACAAGGAG tctggTCTCGTCTACACCGAAGAGGAGTGGCAGAAGGAGTGGAACGAGCTGATCAAACTGGCATCCAGCGAGCCTCGCGTGCACTACGGCACCAacggcggcggctgcggggg CGTTGAAAGCTCGGAGGAGCCGGTGTACGAGAGCCTGGAGGAGTTCCACGTCTTTGTCCTCGCCCACGTGCTGAAGCGACCCATCGTGGTGGTGGCGGACACGATGCTGCGGGACTCGGGGGGAGAAG CCTTTGCCCCTATTCCCTTTGGAGGGATCTACCTTCCCCTGGAGGTACCAGCCAACAAATGCCACCGTTCTCCGCTGGTCCTGGCGTACGACCAAGCCCATTTCTCTGCCCTGGTGTCCATGGAGCAGAAGGAAACCACGAAAGATCAAG ccgTGATCCCCCTGACGGACTCGGAGCACAAGCTGCTCCCCGTGCACTTCGCCGTGGATCCGGGGAAGGACTGGCAGTGGGGGAAGGACGACAGCGACAACGTCAAGCTGGCCAG TGTGACGTTATCGCTGGAAGCGAAGCTGCACTTGCTGCACAGCTACATGAATGTGAAATGGATCACGTTGCCTTGTGACACGCAG GCGCCTCTGGCCCAGCCGGAATCCCCTACAGCCTCCGCGGGCGACGATGCTCGTTCAGCTGTGGAGTCGGGCGAGTCGGACAAGGAGTCGGTCTGCAGCAGTTCGGCAAGCAACGGCGGCGGCAGGGCTTGCAAGGACAAAGAGAAACCAAAGAAAGACcgagaaaaagagaaggaaaaagataaaaaacgGGCAGACTCGGTTGCCAACAAGCTGGGCAGCTTTGGCAAGACTTTGGGAAGCAAGCTAAAAAAGAACATGGGCGGCTTGATGCACCCCAAGACGATGAAGGGAGGCGTGAGCAACGGGCAGGGAGACACcctggagaagaagaagaaaggatcCTTGAAGTCaaggaaaggcagcaaagagGAATCTTCCCAAGGAGACTTGTCAGCTCCTGTGGAGAAGAGCTGCCCGGGTAAAGCACCCCCCGAAAAGCCGTCGGACCCCTACAAGTACAGCAACGACGTCCGGCTGAGCCTGAGCATCCTGCGCGCTGCCATGCAGGGGGAGCGCAAGTTCATCTTTGCCGGCCACCTCAAGACCAGCAACCGGCACCAGTACCAGGAGGAGATGATCCAGAGGTACCTCCTGGATGCCGAGGAACGCTTCCTGGCCgagcagaaacaaaaggaggtgGAAAAGAAGGCGCTGGGGAGCGCTGCCCCTGCCAAGAAGCCGGAGCCCGAGGCGAGCGCCCACAAGGGCGAGGAAGCGATGCTCGGCCCCGCTTaccccccgcctccccccgcctACCCCCTCCAGACCCCGGATCTGGCCGTCGGCGCTAAAATAACGGCTTTTCCCTCTGGCTATTCGGGCGTTTTCACCTTTCCCAGACCCTCCCTGGTCAGCGGGGGGGAGGGCTCGCACCCCCCCGGCTACCCAGATGGCCGGCGGCAGGTAGCCGGGGggtcctgccttcctccctACGCCACCTTACCCCGGCACTGCCCCCAGGCGCGGGCGAACCCCCACCAAAgcagccccccccagctggggagGTTCTCCCCCACGGACATGGACATCCATCCCAGCCTCCCGGTGGGCTCAGCCTGCCTCCCCCCGCACAGCAACGGCTACAGGGACCCCCCGGAGCAGGACAGCGCGCAGAAAGGGACGTCGGcggataaaaataaaagccgGCTGCTTTATAACGTGCAGCAGACCAAATGCAAGCAGCCGAACTGCAGTTTTTATGGACATCCAGAAACTGGGaatttctgctcctgctgttaCAAGGAGGAGCTGAAGCGCAAGGAGCGGGAGGCTGTGGGGCACAGGTTCTGA
- the OTUD7B gene encoding OTU domain-containing protein 7B isoform X1, whose translation MDIVLSDFVRSTGAEPGLARDLLEGKNWDLSAALSDFEQLRQVHAGNLPHSFNEGRGYRPPEKEAARPGRPPLQRQDDIVQEKRLSRGISHASSTIVSLARSHVSSNGSSEHLLEMPICTFQLPDLTVYTEDFRSFIERDLIEQSMLVALEQAGRLNWWANVDPSCQRLLPLATTGDGNCLLHAASLGMWGFHDRDLMLRKSLYTLMDKGVEREALKRRWRWQQTQQNKESGLVYTEEEWQKEWNELIKLASSEPRVHYGTNGGGCGGVESSEEPVYESLEEFHVFVLAHVLKRPIVVVADTMLRDSGGEAFAPIPFGGIYLPLEVPANKCHRSPLVLAYDQAHFSALVSMEQKETTKDQAVIPLTDSEHKLLPVHFAVDPGKDWQWGKDDSDNVKLASVTLSLEAKLHLLHSYMNVKWITLPCDTQAPLAQPESPTASAGDDARSAVESGESDKESVCSSSASNGGGRACKDKEKPKKDREKEKEKDKKRADSVANKLGSFGKTLGSKLKKNMGGLMHPKTMKGGVSNGQGDTLEKKKKGSLKSRKGSKEESSQGDLSAPVEKSCPGKAPPEKPSDPYKYSNDVRLSLSILRAAMQGERKFIFAGHLKTSNRHQYQEEMIQRYLLDAEERFLAEQKQKEVEKKALGSAAPAKKPEPEASAHKGEEAMLGPAYPPPPPAYPLQTPDLAVGAKITAFPSGYSGVFTFPRPSLVSGGEGSHPPGYPDGRRQVAGGSCLPPYATLPRHCPQARANPHQSSPPQLGRFSPTDMDIHPSLPVGSACLPPHSNGYRDPPEQDSAQKGTSADKNKSRLLYNVQQTKCKQPNCSFYGHPETGNFCSCCYKEELKRKEREAVGHRF comes from the exons ATGGACATCGTCCTGTCGGATTTTGTTCGCTCAACGGGGGCAGAGCCGGGACTGGCCAGAGACCTCCTGGAAG GCAAGAACTGGGATCTGAGCGCAGCCCTGAGTGACTTCGAGCAGCTGAGGCAAGTGCACGCCGGCAACCTACCCCATTCCTTCAACGAGGGACGCGGCTACAGACCCCCCGAAAAAGAAGCGGCTCGTCCCGGGCGCCCGCCGCTCCAGCGGCAGGATGATATTGTGCAAG AAAAGCGCCTGTCTCGAGGCATCTCCCACGCCAGCTCAACCATCGTCTCCCTGGCCCGCTCCCACGTCTCCAGCAACGGCAGCAGCGAACATCTGCTGGAGATGCCCATTTGCACCTTCCAGCTGCCCGACCTCACCGTCTACACCGAGGATTTCCGCAGCTTCATCGAGCGAGACCTCATTGAGCAGTCCATGCTGgtggcactggagcaggctg GTCGGCTGAACTGGTGGGCAAACGTGGATCCCAGTTGCCAGCGGCTGCTTCCACTGGCCACCACCGGCGACGGGAACTGCCTGCTCCACGCCGCCTCCCTGG GTATGTGGGGTTTCCACGACCGAGATCTCATGCTTCGCAAATCCCTTTACACCCTGATGGATAAAGGCGTGGAGAGGGAAGCCCTGAAGCGGAGGTGGCGCTGGCAGCAGACACAGCAGAACAAGGAG tctggTCTCGTCTACACCGAAGAGGAGTGGCAGAAGGAGTGGAACGAGCTGATCAAACTGGCATCCAGCGAGCCTCGCGTGCACTACGGCACCAacggcggcggctgcggggg CGTTGAAAGCTCGGAGGAGCCGGTGTACGAGAGCCTGGAGGAGTTCCACGTCTTTGTCCTCGCCCACGTGCTGAAGCGACCCATCGTGGTGGTGGCGGACACGATGCTGCGGGACTCGGGGGGAGAAG CCTTTGCCCCTATTCCCTTTGGAGGGATCTACCTTCCCCTGGAGGTACCAGCCAACAAATGCCACCGTTCTCCGCTGGTCCTGGCGTACGACCAAGCCCATTTCTCTGCCCTGGTGTCCATGGAGCAGAAGGAAACCACGAAAGATCAAG ccgTGATCCCCCTGACGGACTCGGAGCACAAGCTGCTCCCCGTGCACTTCGCCGTGGATCCGGGGAAGGACTGGCAGTGGGGGAAGGACGACAGCGACAACGTCAAGCTGGCCAG TGTGACGTTATCGCTGGAAGCGAAGCTGCACTTGCTGCACAGCTACATGAATGTGAAATGGATCACGTTGCCTTGTGACACGCAG GCGCCTCTGGCCCAGCCGGAATCCCCTACAGCCTCCGCGGGCGACGATGCTCGTTCAGCTGTGGAGTCGGGCGAGTCGGACAAGGAGTCGGTCTGCAGCAGTTCGGCAAGCAACGGCGGCGGCAGGGCTTGCAAGGACAAAGAGAAACCAAAGAAAGACcgagaaaaagagaaggaaaaagataaaaaacgGGCAGACTCGGTTGCCAACAAGCTGGGCAGCTTTGGCAAGACTTTGGGAAGCAAGCTAAAAAAGAACATGGGCGGCTTGATGCACCCCAAGACGATGAAGGGAGGCGTGAGCAACGGGCAGGGAGACACcctggagaagaagaagaaaggatcCTTGAAGTCaaggaaaggcagcaaagagGAATCTTCCCAAGGAGACTTGTCAGCTCCTGTGGAGAAGAGCTGCCCGGGTAAAGCACCCCCCGAAAAGCCGTCGGACCCCTACAAGTACAGCAACGACGTCCGGCTGAGCCTGAGCATCCTGCGCGCTGCCATGCAGGGGGAGCGCAAGTTCATCTTTGCCGGCCACCTCAAGACCAGCAACCGGCACCAGTACCAGGAGGAGATGATCCAGAGGTACCTCCTGGATGCCGAGGAACGCTTCCTGGCCgagcagaaacaaaaggaggtgGAAAAGAAGGCGCTGGGGAGCGCTGCCCCTGCCAAGAAGCCGGAGCCCGAGGCGAGCGCCCACAAGGGCGAGGAAGCGATGCTCGGCCCCGCTTaccccccgcctccccccgcctACCCCCTCCAGACCCCGGATCTGGCCGTCGGCGCTAAAATAACGGCTTTTCCCTCTGGCTATTCGGGCGTTTTCACCTTTCCCAGACCCTCCCTGGTCAGCGGGGGGGAGGGCTCGCACCCCCCCGGCTACCCAGATGGCCGGCGGCAGGTAGCCGGGGggtcctgccttcctccctACGCCACCTTACCCCGGCACTGCCCCCAGGCGCGGGCGAACCCCCACCAAAgcagccccccccagctggggagGTTCTCCCCCACGGACATGGACATCCATCCCAGCCTCCCGGTGGGCTCAGCCTGCCTCCCCCCGCACAGCAACGGCTACAGGGACCCCCCGGAGCAGGACAGCGCGCAGAAAGGGACGTCGGcggataaaaataaaagccgGCTGCTTTATAACGTGCAGCAGACCAAATGCAAGCAGCCGAACTGCAGTTTTTATGGACATCCAGAAACTGGGaatttctgctcctgctgttaCAAGGAGGAGCTGAAGCGCAAGGAGCGGGAGGCTGTGGGGCACAGGTTCTGA